The window TGGCGGTCGGCATTTCGATCGGCCAGGCTGATCGCCCGATCGTGCAGCAGGAAGAGACCCTGATTGCGGCCGATTTCACCGCCGACCTGTCAGACGCTCTCGAGGAGCCCGCAGCCCTATGATCGCCCAACGCCCCTTGCTGATCGGCCTGATCGTGTCGGCGGCGCTCAACCTCTTCCTGATCGGGGGCATAGCGGGGGCCCTGTGGATGCGTCCGTCTGCCCCCTCCGCCGTTCAGAAGGCCCCGGGCCCCATGCCGATGGAGCGCCCTGTCGGGACAGGAACCGCACCTGATCCGGCCCCGGTGCTTCAGGATCGGCCCCAGGCGGATCCTGCCATGTCGAGGCCGGTGGCGCGCCCCTCCGACCCGCCCGCCCGGCCGGCCCTCTGGACCGCCGGCAAGGATCTTTCCCCCGAGACCCGGCAGGCGCTGCGGCGCACCCTGAGGGACGCCAACCAGCGCAACCGGGCCCTGACGCGACAGGCCCAGGCCGAGCGCCAGGCGGCGATTCAGCTGTTCCGGTCCGGACCCTATGACCCAGCCGATGTCAGCAAGCGGCTGGGGGCAGCCCGGGCTCTGGATCTGGAGGCGCGGGGCAATGTCGAGAGCGCTGTGGCCCGCTTTGCCGCCACCCTTTCACCCGCCGAGCGGGCCACCCTCGCTGACGGCCTGGCCCGGGTCTATGCGCCGCGCCAGAAGGGGGCAAAGCCGCAAGAGGACTGAAAATCAGCTTTTGGCGTAACCAAAAGGCCGGGTGATGCGTATCTTGCTGGTGAACCTCCTTCGGAGCCTGCCATGCTGATCCGCAACGCCCCTGACCTGACTGAAAACGACGTCACGGATCACGGGCTCTATCTGAGGCGACGCGAGTTCATCGGCGGAGCGGCGGGCCTGGGCCTCGCCGGTCTGGCGAGCACCGCCGACGCCGCCCCTCTGCGCTTTTCCAAGGGATTTTCCACCACCGAGAAGCTGACGTCGCGGGAAGATGTCACGACTTACAATAACTTCTACGAGTTCGGGGTCGACAAGGCCGATCCGGCTGAGAACGCCGGCAAGCTGAAGACCCGCCCCTGGACCGTGCGGATCGATGGCGAATGCGAAGCCCCGCGCACGGTCGGAATCGACGACCTGATCAAGCAGAACAAGCTGGAGGAGCGCATCTATCGCATGCGCTGCGTCGAGGGCTGGTCGATGGTCATTCCCTGGGTCGGTTTTCCGCTCCGGGACCTGATCGCCTCGGTCAAGCCGACCTCCAAGGCCAGGTTTGTCGCGTTCGAAACCCTGATGCGGCCGTCCGAAATGCCCGGCCAGGCCTGGAACGTTCTGGAATGGCCCTATCGCGAGGGCCTGCGCATCGATGAGGCCACCCACCCCCTGACGCTGATGGCCGTGGGTCTCTATGGCGAGACCCTGCCCAACCAGAACGGCGCGCCCCTGAGGCTGGTCGTGCCGTGGAAATATGGCTTCAAGGGCATCAAGTCGATTGTCCGGATCAGCCTGACCGAAAAGCAGCCGCGCACGGCCTGGAACATCTCGGCACCCCGCGAGTACGGCTTCTATTCCAACGTCAATCCGGCCGTGGACCATCCCCGCTGGTCGCAGGCGACCGAGCGCCGCATCGGCGAATTCAAGCGCCGCGAGACCCTGCCGTTCAACGGCTATGGCCAGTATGTCGCCGACCTCTATCGCGGCATGGATCTGAAGGCGAACTACTGATGGTTCGCGACCAGGGGCTCGTCCCTGCAGCCCTGCCGGACCTTCGGATCGGGGCATCGGCATGAGCAAGCGGCGCCGGCCTTCGAAGCTGCAGGACAACCTTGTCTATGGCCTGGTCTGGCTGGCCTGTTTTGCGCCCCTGGCCTGGCTGGCCTGGAAGGGCTTTCAGGGCGACCTCGGGGCCAATCCGATCGAGAAGCTGATCCGGCAACTAGGCGTCTGGGGCCTGCGTCTGCTGCTGGTCGGGCTGGCCATTACGCCCCTGGCCCGGATCCTGAACTGGCCTCGCCTGGTGCGGTTCCGGCGCACGGTGGGCCTTTTCGCCTTCAGCTACATCCTGCTTCATCTGTTCAGCTATGTCGGGGTCGACCTGTTCTTCGACCTTGGCCAGCTGTGGAAGGACATCCTGAAGCGGCCCTTCATCACCCTGGGCATGGCCGCCTTCGTGCTGCTGATCCCCCTGGCCGTGACCTCGACGAACGGCTGGATCCTGCGACTGGGCCGGGCCACCTGGCAGAGGCTGCACTGGCTGGTCTATCTGATCGTGCCGCTGGGCGTCGCCCACTACTATCTGCTGGTCAAGGCCGACCATCGCCCGCCGCTGGTCTATGCGGCGGTGTTCACGGTGCTGATGGCCTGGCGGGTCTGGGATCGGGTCAAGAAATCCTCCCCCTGATGGGGGAGGATTTTCTACTTCGCCACACTCTTCGCATAGGCCTGGGCCTGTCCGATCAGGCGCAGCACATTGCCGCTCCAGATCGCCGCGATGTCGGCGTCCGTATAGCCCTCGGCGTTCAGCCGCGCCGTGATCTTGGGCAGGTCGGCCACGTCTTCCAGGCCCTCGACGCCGCCGC of the Caulobacter henricii genome contains:
- a CDS encoding periplasmic heavy metal sensor; the protein is MIAQRPLLIGLIVSAALNLFLIGGIAGALWMRPSAPSAVQKAPGPMPMERPVGTGTAPDPAPVLQDRPQADPAMSRPVARPSDPPARPALWTAGKDLSPETRQALRRTLRDANQRNRALTRQAQAERQAAIQLFRSGPYDPADVSKRLGAARALDLEARGNVESAVARFAATLSPAERATLADGLARVYAPRQKGAKPQED
- the msrP gene encoding protein-methionine-sulfoxide reductase catalytic subunit MsrP — encoded protein: MLIRNAPDLTENDVTDHGLYLRRREFIGGAAGLGLAGLASTADAAPLRFSKGFSTTEKLTSREDVTTYNNFYEFGVDKADPAENAGKLKTRPWTVRIDGECEAPRTVGIDDLIKQNKLEERIYRMRCVEGWSMVIPWVGFPLRDLIASVKPTSKARFVAFETLMRPSEMPGQAWNVLEWPYREGLRIDEATHPLTLMAVGLYGETLPNQNGAPLRLVVPWKYGFKGIKSIVRISLTEKQPRTAWNISAPREYGFYSNVNPAVDHPRWSQATERRIGEFKRRETLPFNGYGQYVADLYRGMDLKANY
- the msrQ gene encoding protein-methionine-sulfoxide reductase heme-binding subunit MsrQ — protein: MSKRRRPSKLQDNLVYGLVWLACFAPLAWLAWKGFQGDLGANPIEKLIRQLGVWGLRLLLVGLAITPLARILNWPRLVRFRRTVGLFAFSYILLHLFSYVGVDLFFDLGQLWKDILKRPFITLGMAAFVLLIPLAVTSTNGWILRLGRATWQRLHWLVYLIVPLGVAHYYLLVKADHRPPLVYAAVFTVLMAWRVWDRVKKSSP